The following is a genomic window from Episyrphus balteatus chromosome 1, idEpiBalt1.1, whole genome shotgun sequence.
tcacatagttttttttttgttgtcaaaaatccaataaaagGGTATAAATTATAtagttttaagttaaaataaaataaatcttaaattaaaaaaataaaaaaattaattttaaatttttttagtttacgATGAATCTCCACGCGAAGTGATGAATGTAATAAGCAGCATTAGTCAAATATTAAATGGTTTATCTGATCCACTTTATGattcaaaaatcataaaaacaccATCATACACTCGTAAAGAGTTTCCCGATAATTggatttttgacaattttaagatgtaaatacttttttttttcaaacattttcatttttggttTGATACTAATATCcagtttgaataaaatttgttttttggtttataaacTACATGCACCCATGGGAATAAAAAATAACGCAAGCTTTATgtttacttttggtatatttaatcataGTATAGTTGAAATAACCAgaaaatagttaaatatacctgaaacaaagttaaatataccaaaagtaaagtTATTCTTATGTTATTTTCGCTCTCTGTGTCAATGAGAATTTatgacatttttataaaaacaaaaatgttacaaaatattcaaggtttttacttttttggcacATAAAAATATGCATGTAAGTCATTGAAATTGAACAGAACAACGGGTTATTTTAATGTGTGcactaatttcaaaattttctaaaaaatatttttatacaaaactcatgataaaaccaataaattttgtttcgttttttgtagggttaccaaaaaaacaacaactgtaGTCAATATGACAATCGACGGTAGTAAACTTTAACAGTGAAATTGTCATATTGACTACAAAAATAGTCAATTTTGGAATTCGAAATATGGTTTTCATATTGAATACCACATTGGTCAATATTACAACAATTGACtatcgaaaattttaatattgacTTTCGCGGTTAATGTCTAAAATTATGCATTGATTAGTacacttaaaattattttaaaagcagCGATTCTTCAGGGTGGCTGTTTAGTTAAAATTAGCAACTTCATCTTTACTTTGcaatttacaattttataaTATGATGATATTagagaaaaatcaattgataaaTCGTCTTTAAGGTTTaagaatcataaaaataaaaacaaaataattagtttttgaaacatttgaTGGTTTGAAAACATGAATCGTTTTCAGAtcgataaatatttttgaaaaacaataaactgttttaagatcattaaatttttaaatgaacgaTTAATCATTTGTAAATTgttaaattgtttgaaaaaacgTTAAATCATGTTTAGAACGATAGATCGTTTAAGGAGCgttaaatagttttgaaaaaccaTAAATACACTTTAGAAGATTTAAtcatttaagaattaatttaaCGTTCTTAGAAAATACGAAACCATAAGAGACAGATAGATCGTTAAGTCGTTTTAGGCATCGTTTTAAAATCGATAAGTTGTATTTATAACTTaaaatcgttttacaaaattaaatcatttgaaGAACGATAAATCGTTTTTAGATCGTTTGTTCCTTACATGAgttgatattttcaaaacgatttcATGATGAAGAAACGATTTATTGGTATCtaataaatcgttttttttgtaaagaactAACAATCTTTTATAGAACgttaaaatgttttgagaacgatgattgaaaaatatttgaatttgctTCAAATTGCTTTAGGAACTATTAATAAGTTTTACAAAGTTAAATcattaaaagaattatttttaacgtTTTTAAAGCGTTAAATCGTTTTAAAAACCATTGTATTAAGAACCATGCATCATTTAGTTATTTTAAGGaagataaaaagtttaaaaaccgATAAATTGTCTGAAGaactttaaatcaattttaggAAGTTAATTCATTTTAAGAACGATAAatcgttttttattatttatttttattattttattcattaacatAACATAATTTAAAGAACGATAAAtgctaaaaagttttttagaacCATAAAACTTGTTTAGAACgatgaatttattgtttttagaacgaaaaatcgtttttaatcGATAAATCGTTTTTAGAACGAGAAATCGTTTTTATAACGAGAAATCGTTTTTAATCGATTGTTTTTAATCAATCGTTTCCAGAacgaaaaatcgtttttaataGATAAATCGTTTTTAGAACGAGAAATCGTTTTTAATCGATTGTAATCAATTGTTTTTAGAacgaaaaatcgtttttaatcGATAATTCGTATTTAGAacgaaaaatcgtttttaatcgattgtttttaatcaattttttttttttttaacaaaaagacttttttaaatCGATAAATCGTAAAGTATAAATAGGTTTTAGAATGATAAAAtgttcataattatttttttaagttgaatctagttcaaagaaaattaatttcaattctaAAAGAAAATGATGTCAAAACATCTCTCTTCGTTTCGCAGCTAGATATGGTCCCGGTGGAGGCGCAGGAGGGGGTCTGAAAAGAGTTCGCaatatttttctcgaaacatgGATTTGggattttatagaaaattattagaaatttcttgcaaaaaaaaaaaccattaaaaagcacttccttttttgttcatattattcacaACATTCTAGATCCTTGGCAGTAGTagaatataagaaaataataatcacaaaataaaaaataaaactggtataATATACTTTCTAATAAGTTTCAGCACTCATCGCACTTTGGGTTGCTGTTTTAGAATATTctaaaactaacaaaaatttGGATTTAATTGTATGTATCTATATGTATAAATTATTGCATCTCACTAACTGATAAAGCCTTTTTACTTACTAACTCACATAAgcatgaacttttttttggggTTTCCTATGCTAATAACTACAACTTTTCATTTAACtccaaaaatgttccaaaatcACTTTCTAATGTACCAATTTTTTCGTATGAAACAGTACTGACGGAAATGGCATTACTTTGAGCAAAAAAGTTCCCGATACTATTACATCCTGGGTTCTAACTGGATTCTCATTGAATCCTGAAACTGGTTTAGCTATTACCGATGAAGCAACAAAAATGAAAGTCTTCCAACCTTTCTTCATTTCCACCAATCTTCCATATTCAGTTAAAAGGGGTAAGTCAGAAATGTCAGAAATCTGTCAAAAACGCCTCTAAAACCCTAACTTTTTGTGACTTTAGGTGAAGTTATTGCAATTCCTGTTGTAATTTTCAACTATTTGGACAAAAATCTTGACGCTGAAATAACTATGGACAATTCCGATCATGAATACTCATTTGCTGAAGCTACCAATGAAGTTACCGAATCTGCTAGTGACGATGTTAAACGTACCAAGACTCTTTCCGTTCCATCAAATAGCGGACAAAGTGTATCATTTATGATTCGTACCAACAAAGTTGGACCATTAAGTTTGAAAATTAGTGCAATTTCTCCAATTGCTGGCGATGCTATTCAACAAACTCTTAAAGTTGAACCTGAAGGTGTTACTAAATACGTTAACAAAGCTGTTTTTATGAATTTGGGTGATGAAAAAGAGAAATCAGCTAAGGTTGATGTTGATATTCCTGAAAATGCTGTTGAAGATTCGGAATATGTTGAACTTTCGGTTGTTGGAGATTTGCTAGGACCAACTATTAAAAATTTGGACAAATTAATTCGTATGCCATATGGATGTGGTGAACAGAATATGGTTAATTTTGTACCAAATATTTTAGTACTTAAATATTTGACAGtaagttttaaagaaatatttctatGATTTTTTGGTTGAGAAGGTtactttttcactattttttttcttaggctACTAAACAACTTACTCCAGCAGTTGAAGAAAAGGCTAAGAAATTCTTAGAAATCGGTTATCAACGTGAATTACAATACAAACATGACGATGGTTCTTACAGTGCCTTTGGCAAATCGGACAAAAGTGGTAGCACTTGGTTGACAGCCTATGTTGTCAAATCTTTCCATCAAGCTATTCCATTCACTGATATTGATCCTAAAATTATCGAAGCTGGTTTGAAATTCTTGGCTGATAATCAGTTGCCAAGTGGTGAATTCCCAGAAGTTGGCAAGGTTATTGATAGTTCTCACAGTGGTGGATCAATTGGTCTAAGTGCTTATGTTTTATTGGCTTTCTTGGAAAATGTTGAATCAGCTGATCAGTATAAGGATGTTATTGAAAAGGGTTCGTCATTTTTGGAGAAGGAATTGGCTTCGTCGGATGATCAATATTCATTGTCAATTGCTGCTCAAGCTTTCTTGTTGGGCAAACGCCCAGAATCTGCTAAGAAGGTTTTGGCTAAGCTTGATAGTTTGGCTAAGAATgatggtaagtttttttttactccatTTCATCAAGTTTCGATTTTATCAaggtttttgtgttttaaggtGATCGTAAATGGTGGTCAAAGACTGTTGTTTCTGACAAATCTTGGTATGGACCACGTTCGGTAGATGCTGAAATGACTTCTTATGTTCTATTGGCAAAGCTTAAGGAAGGAAATGCTGAGGAAGTCTTGCCAATTGTTAGATGGTTGATATCACAGCGTAATAGTAATGGAGGATTTGCATCTACACAAGATACTGTTATTGGACTTGAAGCTTTGACTAAATTTGCTGAAAAGAGCGGTTCTGGTACTGGAAAAATGACAATTGCTTACGATGCTGGAGAAAAAAATACTGGAGAAATCGCTGTTAATCCTGAGAATTCATTGATTTTACAAACACATGTGGTACGTAAAGACAACCTTGTGGTATCCCATAAAGTTTTTAACGTTTATCTCTTTATTAAAGCTACCAAAAACGGTTAAAGAAGTCGCTTTGAATGCTAAGGGTACTGGTTCATGTTTGGCTCAAGTATCATACCGTTACAATATTGCTGACAAAGATAACCAACCTCGTTTTGGAGTAATGCCAGTTGTAAAGAGTTCAGAAAATGATCAAATGGTTTTGGTTGTATGTACTGATTTTAAGCCTTTGGATGGTGAAAAAGAGTCTAACATGGCTGTGATGGAAGTTTCATTGCCATCAGGTTATACAGCTAATACTGATAGTTTTGATAAGATCAAGGAAGTTGAAGGAGTTAAGGtaagaaatatacatttttcaaaagctttCTTAGAAATTCTAACTAATTTGTTCTAAATTTTTAGCGTGTTGATTCCAAGAACTCTGATTCAGCTTTAGATATTTATTTCGACAAAGTAACACCTGAACAAACTTGTGTTTCAATTGATGCCATTAAATCACATGCTGTTGCTAAACAAAAGCCTGCACCAGTTAGTGTTTATGATTATTATGATAACAATAAGCGTAACACTGAGTATTATGAAGTTGCATCATCATTGTGTGATATTTGCCAAGGCGATGACTGTGGAGCTGGCTGTGCGAAAAAGAATTAGGATACAAAAATTATTcctaaaaaaacctaaaaacatCTTTATTAAgttgtaaaattttacaaaaataaattcttttgtgCCTAAGATTAATTATTTTGAGGTTaggtttaaaatattaaacttttttgtaatttgatcttaattattttttttatactacctTACCTATTATGTAACGGATActtaaaattttacataaacgaaataagaatataaataaaaaacgaaacaaaaatgaattggttggtttttttttactgaaggATTTGGAAATTTCGAAACCATTACTTAAAAGTTAATGAAAATTCATGAAATGAGACTTtagtactttttttattttggtagaCAGCACTGGTGTAAAAagcctttagaaaaaaaaagttgctaaATGTGAAAAAgcattaggacttcacgaagtagAAAGTTCGACTTCGTTGACTTAAAATTCTTCATTGAAGATCCGACGTTATGACATAAAAAATCTTCATAATGAATTATGACTTCAAAAAGAAGAAAGTACGACTTCgtgaaattaaaattctttattgAAGATGCGACGTTGTGAAATAAAAAGACTTCAAAACGGATGAGGACTtcagtcttcataatgaatgaggacttcaaaAAGAGAAAGTGCGACTTCATGAAGTTAAAattcttcattgaagatgcaACGTCATGAAATAAAAAGCCTTCATTATATATGTTAGAGGACTTCACGAAGAAGAAAGTGCGACTTCGTGGAATTAAAattcttcattgaagatgcgactttatgaaaaaagaagTCTTTATaatgaatgaggacttcacgaagaaGAAAGTGCGACTTCGTGGAATTAAAattcttcattgaagatgcgactttatgaaaaaagaagTCTTTATaatgaatgaggacttcacgaagaaGAAAGTGCGACTTCGTGgaattaaaattctttattgAAGATGCGACGTTGTGAAATAAAAAGACTTCAaaacgaatgaggacttcagtcttcataatgaatgaggacttcaaaAAGAGAAAGTGCGACTTCATGAAGTTAAAattcttcattgaagatgcaACGTCATGAAataaaaagccttcatgataTATGTTAGAGGACTTCACGAAGAAGAAAGTGCGACTTCGTGGAATTAAAattcttcattgaagatgcgaggttatgaaataaaaagtcttcataacgaataagGACTTCAAAAAGAAGAAAGTGCGACTTCGtgatgttaaaatttttcattgaagatgcgactttatgaaaaaagaagTCTTTATAATtaatgaggacttcacgaagaaGAAAGTGCGACTTCGTgaaattaaaattcttcattgaagatgcgaggttatgaaataaaaagtcttcataacgaataagGACTTCAAAAAGAAGAAAGTGCGACTTCGtgatgttaaaatttttcattgaagatgcgactttatgaaaaaagaagTCTTTATAATtaatgaggacttcacgaagaaGAAAGTGCGACTTCGTGGAATTAAAattcttcattgaagatgcgactttatgaaaaaagaagTCTTTATaatgaatgaggacttcacgaagaaGAAAGTGCGACTTCGTGGAATTAAAattcttcattgaagatgcgactttatgaaaaaagaagTCTTTATAATGAATAATGACTTCAAAAAGAAGAAAGTACGACTTCgtgaaattaaaattctttattgAAGATGCGAAGTTATGAAATAATAAATCTTCAtaacgaatgaggacttcaaaaaagagaaagtgcgacttcatgaagttaaaattcttcattgaagatgcaACGTCATGAAataaaaagccttcatgataTATGTTAGAGGACTTCACGAAGAAGAAAGTGCGACTTCGTGGAATTAAAattcttcattgaagatgcgaggttatgaaataaaaagtcttcataacgaataagGACTTCAAAAAGAAGAAAGTGCGACCTCGTGAAGTTAAAattcttcattgaagatgcgatGTTATGACATACAAAATCTTCATGATGAATGATGACTTCAAAAAGAAGAAAGTACGACTTCgtgaaattaaaattctttattgAAGATGCGACGTtgtgaaataaaaagtcttcattatgaatgaggacttcaaaaaaagaaacttcGACCTCGTGAACTTAAAattcttcattgaagatgcgaggttatgaaataaaaagtcttcataacgaataagGACTTCAAAAAGAAGAAAGTGCGACTTCGtgatgttaaaatttttcattgaagatgcgactttatgaaaaaagaagTCTTTATAATTAAAGAGGACTTCACGAAGAAGAAAGTGCGACTTCGTGGAATTAAAattcttcattgaagatgcgactttatgaaaaaagaagTCTTTATAATtaatgaggacttcacgaagaaGAAAGTACGACTTCGTGgaattaaaattctttattgAAGATGCGACGTTGTGAAATAAAAAGACTTCAaaacgaatgaggacttcagtcttcataatgaattaggacttcaaaaGAAGAAAGTGCGACTTCGTGGAATTAAAattcttcattgaagatgcgactttatgaaaaaagaagTCTTTATAatgaatgaggacttcaaaAAGAAGAAAGTGCGGCTTCGTgaaattaaaattcttcattAGATAtgcgactttatgaaaaaagaagTCTTTATaatgaatgaggacttcacgaagaaGAAAGTGCGGCTTCGTAGAATTAAAattcttcattgaagatgcgactttatgaaaaaagaactctttataatgaataatgacttcaaaaagaagaaagtacgatttcgtgaaattaaaattctttattgAAGATGCGAAGTTATGAAATAATAAATCTTCAtaacgaatgaggacttcaaaaaaaaagaaacttcgaCCTCGTGAAGTTAAAattcttcattgaagatgcgatGTTATGACATACAAAATCTTCATGATGAATGATGACTTCAAAAAGAAGAAAGTACGACTTCgtgaaattaaaattctttattgAAGATGCGACGTtgtgaaataaaaagtcttcattatgaatgaggacttcaaaaaaagaaacttcGACCTCGTGAACTTAAAattcttcattgaagatgcgaggttatgaaataaaaagtcttcataatgaatgaggacttcaaaaagaaaaagttcGACTCCGTAAAGTTAAAattcttcattgaagatgcgaatttatgaaattgaagtcttcataatgaatgatgacttaaaaagaagaaaaaatcctTCATAgcgaatgaggacttcaaaaAGAAGAAAGAGTGACTTCGTGAAGTTACATAAAATTCTTCATTGAAGAGGGAACGCTATAAAATataaagtcttcataacgaatgaggacttcaaaaAGAAGAAAGTGCGACTTCGtgatgttaaaatttttcattgaagatgcgactttatgaaaaaagaagTCTTTATAATTAAAGAGGACTTCACGAAGAAGAAAGTGCGACTTCGTGGAATTAAAattcttcattgaagatgcgactttatgaaaaaagaagTCTTTATAATtaatgaggacttcacgaagaaGAAAGTACGACTTCGTGgaattaaaattctttattgAAGATGCGACGTTGTGAAATAAAAAGACTTCAaaacgaatgaggacttcagtcttcataatgaattaggacttcaaaaGAAGAAAGTGCGACTTCGTGGAATTAAAattcttcattgaagatgcgactttatgaaaaaagaagTCTTTATAatgaatgaggacttcaaaAAGAAGAAAGTGCGGCTTCGTgaaattaaaattcttcattAGATAtgcgactttatgaaaaaagaagTCTTTATaatgaatgaggacttcacgaagaaGAAAGTGCGGCTTCGTAGAATTAAAattcttcattgaagatgcgactttatgaaaaaagaactctttataatgaataatgacttcaaaaagaagaaagtacgatttcgtgaaattaaaattctttattgAAGATGCGAAGTTATGAAATAATAAATCTTCAtaacgaatgaggacttcaaaaaaaaagaaacttcgaCCTCGTGAAGTTAAAattcttcattgaagatgcgatGTTATGACATACAAAATCTTCATGATGAATGATGACTTCAAAAAGAAGAAAGTACGACTTCgtgaaattaaaattctttattgAAGATGCGACGTtgtgaaataaaaagtcttcattatgaatgaggacttcaaaaaaagaaacttcGACCTCGTGAACTTAAAattcttcattgaagatgcgaggttatgaaataaaaagtcttcataatgaatgaggacttcaaaaagaaaaagttcGACTCCGTAAAGTTAAAattcttcattgaagatgcgaatttatgaaattgaagtcttcataatgaatgatgacttaaaaagaagaaaaaatcctTCATAgcgaatgaggacttcaaaaAGAAGAAAGAGTGACTTCGTGAAGTTACATAAAATTCTTCATTGAAGAGGGAACGCTATAAAATataaagtcttcataacgaatgaggacttcaaaaAGGAGAAAGTGCGACTTTTTGAAgttaaaagtcttcattgaagatgcgagTTTATGAAATCAATAGTCATCATCCagtatttttcctttttttagatagaaacgaaaaaaactcaTTAAAGTAGACAAAAAACCACGGAAACTGATCTAATAAAATTACCAAACAACAAGACTGCCAAAGGCAAGACACCAAATGAAGGTGTGGCATCACCGATCGGTCATCTTGTGTGATCTACTGTATGACACTGGCACTGAcaatgataatgataataaaGCCGCATCAACATAAATTGATCTCGCCAAAGCACATGTTGTATGTTCTTATTCCAATTATCCACACTTGAGACTGAAGACACACACACATCTAACTGACTGATGACACTGGGGACATCTTGATTCATGGACCAATATGCAAGATCATTTCAGACATCTTTTGAACTAAACTAGATCAGATCTTTCAGTTTCATCGCAGTTGTGGCCAGTACAACTGCTCGAATAAGCTTCCTCAAAAAAAGAACATCGGAAGCTAAAAACGGGGCTGAAGTGTTTGTTTTGTGTAAATTTAATTgagaagaagcaaaaaaaaaagtcaagatcATTGACACACAGAACTTTTTTGATTGGATTATCCATTCGGTGCAAGTATATCAAACTGAAGATGCACTTTAATATGATGACGCGTTTTTGTATGATCAGCATTATTTGCGTCTTGCAAATTGCTATCACATCAGTCAAGTGCAGCGGGTGAGTTAAGaatcaattaaatcaagattgtttttaattaatgaatgaaatattttaaatgatatctcttttttcttcgttatttttttgacatttctgaaTAGAATCTCTGTTTTGAGTCTTTGTTTTGATATAATATATAATCTCCGGATGTTATCGGGTATTAAATTACAGTCTTAGAAActtgtatggtttttttttcgataagttTTCTCttgtttagttgaaaaaaaaaatgtaggtatttgaTACTTTCTTGACCGGAAGCTCAAGAGATCAGACAGAAAAAACAATAAGCACATCACTTAGGGTAAATATTTTAGTTCCCCGAGCCTCCtcttaaataattgttttgatcATGAAAGTGGATTGTCTAGTTATCATTTGTTTTTGAGGAAGTATGATGGAAAGTTCAAgtgtttgtatattttgagttctattgattttaaaagattcaatttgtatacatatttttgcaaatgcaaatgcaagttgacattttttgaaacaaaaatacagtTTTAGATGATCCgacttttaaaacaataaaaaagtttgaaaaatgcAAGACAATctgaaacttaattttaaagtaTTGTGAAATTGAATATAGGGGGTGACTTTTGAAGTTATCTTTGGAGAGATAATTTCAAACGTTGAACTTATTTCTTTCTGCAATATACTTTGATCAATACAAGgagatttaataaattaattgcaTTAATTATAACATGGGTCAAGTGCACTGTGACCCATTAATCTATACGTATGATTTATGATTTATGgaataaatttttcattatacactagaaatgtgaacggaaaAATAAATCTGGATTTTGTACTTAAATATGATAGCTGAATGTATCTCGTCaaagaaaaatggtttaaaaaagaccaaaaataCTAGGTTTTGAAAGTCCGTATTTTATCCAAATTTAGCCGTATTCAAGTTTTGTGACctttatgttgaaagataaagtatcttcctttctcctttacatgttcaatatctataaatgctcaaatgctaaaaacagacgatttattcaaaacataaaaaaattcgtttttttctcttttttgaatagtttttcttaagttttttacaatatatttcaatttgaaatttttttaaaaggaaacaTATCGATAAGAAAtctaattatctacaaaaaattacttaatacaaattttaaaattcggcttgctttccaagttatagacaaaaattcaGCTTTCAGGCGCGATTTCCGAGTCCTTGAGGTCAaagtattttagaaaaaaatagtgggattgtGTGTCCGTTTTGGCTATAAACCAGTGTAATCAGCGATATTTGGGATGTAAGAGAAGGAAAGCAATGGTTCTCAGCTATGGACTTGATTAGTGGCAACTATTCCTATGCCACGCTCCAGTTTCTTTCTGTGGT
Proteins encoded in this region:
- the LOC129907878 gene encoding CD109 antigen isoform X10; its protein translation is MSRLLAIGLCILQIAILVQCNGLYTIVAPGTLRSKSDYHVSVSVHDAPSACKIKVGLSGPEFDKSETVEVPPKSSKVIMFQVPKLKDGDYNLTAEGLSGIEFKNTTKLNFAAEQVSIYVQTDKATYKPGDKVQYRVLVLDKNTRPAKIDGPVKISINDGARNLIKQLNDVELTKGVYSGELQLSEFPVLGSWNIEVSADGTTETKNFEVDKYVLPKFEVMVEAPKDVAIADGKFSVTVRSKYTFGKPVKGSAVVSVKPSYYSYGDNNEQPTAEKTVKIDGKGRVEFDISKDLKLDKERYTPPLTILAIVEEELTGLKQNSTGTVNLHREKYQIEGIDTPYTYYPGKPVTIKLVVKNLDGSPVQDTKNPVTLTVSPPDYWYRHPIPIEMVAASSSSDGETPTTTIPPPPKSQNYTAILDKNGMAEIEISLPDDKSSTYYSVKANYLDSNSYITSLSKFEKVDTPIDESLKLTVQTKNPALGKDVSIKVQNGKPIPYFVYTIVGRGDIVQSELIEVPENRNYHVFKITPTFQMIPQAKIFIHYVTGTDFNYAEETINFAKDFQNSISIEAPIETKPGADVEIKVNTDPNSYVGLLGVDQSVLLLKSGNDLKKDQIFQDMSRFDSSTPWSFGYGQYPGTQAGVVTMTNANHVFHQRFFGWGGGIFGGIGPVMLANAMPAAMPAAMAPVNSMPSGGAMPNQIEPVIRQLFPESWIYDNIDDTDGNGITLSKKVPDTITSWVLTGFSLNPETGLAITDEATKMKVFQPFFISTNLPYSVKRGEVIAIPVVIFNYLDKNLDAEITMDNSDHEYSFAEATNEVTESASDDVKRTKTLSVPSNSGQSVSFMIRTNKVGPLSLKISAISPIAGDAIQQTLKVEPEGVTKYVNKAVFMNLGDEKEKSAKVDVDIPENAVEDSEYVELSVVGDLLGPTIKNLDKLIRMPYGCGEQNMVNFVPNILVLKYLTATKQLTPAVEEKAKKFLEIGYQRELQYKHDDGSYSAFGKSDKSGSTWLTAYVVKSFHQAIPFTDIDPKIIEAGLKFLADNQLPSGEFPEVGKVIDSSHSGGSIGLSAYVLLAFLENVESADQYKDVIEKGSSFLEKELASSDDQYSLSIAAQAFLLGKRPESAKKVLAKLDSLAKNDGDRKWWSKTVVSDKSWYGPRSVDAEMTSYVLLAKLKEGNAEEVLPIVRWLISQRNSNGGFASTQDTVIGLEALTKFAEKSGSGTGKMTIAYDAGEKNTGEIAVNPENSLILQTHVLPKTVKEVALNAKGTGSCLAQVSYRYNIADKDNQPRFGVMPVVKSSENDQMVLVVCTDFKPLDGEKESNMAVMEVSLPSGYTANTDSFDKIKEVEGVKRVDSKNSDSALDIYFDKVTPEQTCVSIDAIKSHAVAKQKPAPVSVYDYYDNNKRNTEYYEVASSLCDICQGDDCGAGCAKKN
- the LOC129907878 gene encoding CD109 antigen isoform X22; its protein translation is MSRLLAIGLCILQIAILVQCNGLYTIVAPGTLRSKSDYHVSVSVHDAPSACKIKVGLSGPEFDKSETVEVPPKSSKVIMFQVPKLKDGDYNLTAEGLSGIEFKNTTKLNFAAEQVSIYVQTDKATYKPGDKVQYRVLVLDKNTRPAKIDGPVKISINDGARNLIKQLNDVELTKGVYSGELQLSEFPVLGSWNIEVSADGTTETKNFEVDKYVLPKFEVMVEAPKDVAIADGKFSVTVRSKYTFGKPVKGSAVVSVKPSYYSYGDNNEQPTAEKTVKIDGKGRVEFDISKDLKLDKERYTPPLTILAIVEEELTGLKQNSTGTVNLHREKYQIEGIDTPYTYYPGKPVTIKLVVKNLDGSPVQDTKNPVTLTVSPPDYWYRHPIPIEMVAASSSSDGETPTTTIPPPPKSQNYTAILDKNGMAEIEISLPDDKSSTYYSVKANYLDSNSYITSLSKFEKVDTPIDESLKLTVQTKNPALGKDVSIKVQNGKPIPYFVYTIVGRGDIVQSELIEVPENRNYHVFKITPTFQMIPQAKIFIHYVTGTDFNYAEETINFAKDFQNSISIEAPIETKPGADVEIKVNTDPNSYVGLLGVDQSVLLLKSGNDLKKDQIFQDMSRFDSSTPWSFGYGQYPGTQAGVVTMTNANHVFHQSIFEIQYYAYSDDRMVHLEFTSAKKKHRISPASGGRRRETVVRKEFPESWIFFNNENTDGNGITLSKKVPDTITSWVLTGFSLNPETGLAITDEATKMKVFQPFFISTNLPYSVKRGEVIAIPVVIFNYLDKNLDAEITMDNSDHEYSFAEATNEVTESASDDVKRTKTLSVPSNSGQSVSFMIRTNKVGPLSLKISAISPIAGDAIQQTLKVEPEGVTKYVNKAVFMNLGDEKEKSAKVDVDIPENAVEDSEYVELSVVGDLLGPTIKNLDKLIRMPYGCGEQNMVNFVPNILVLKYLTATKQLTPAVEEKAKKFLEIGYQRELQYKHDDGSYSAFGKSDKSGSTWLTAYVVKSFHQAIPFTDIDPKIIEAGLKFLADNQLPSGEFPEVGKVIDSSHSGGSIGLSAYVLLAFLENVESADQYKDVIEKGSSFLEKELASSDDQYSLSIAAQAFLLGKRPESAKKVLAKLDSLAKNDGDRKWWSKTVVSDKSWYGPRSVDAEMTSYVLLAKLKEGNAEEVLPIVRWLISQRNSNGGFASTQDTVIGLEALTKFAEKSGSGTGKMTIAYDAGEKNTGEIAVNPENSLILQTHVLPKTVKEVALNAKGTGSCLAQVSYRYNIADKDNQPRFGVMPVVKSSENDQMVLVVCTDFKPLDGEKESNMAVMEVSLPSGYTANTDSFDKIKEVEGVKRVDSKNSDSALDIYFDKVTPEQTCVSIDAIKSHAVAKQKPAPVSVYDYYDNNKRNTEYYEVASSLCDICQGDDCGAGCAKKN